Genomic DNA from Pseudorasbora parva isolate DD20220531a chromosome 17, ASM2467924v1, whole genome shotgun sequence:
TTTCCACcaaatgacaacattacatttGCCGTCTCTGAGCACAAACGTAAAGGTCAAAAAGACGCTTTGACGTTTGCACTGAAAGGCGCTGTTGCGCGCTGGGTGGTGCTGAAATCTAGTGCAGCTTCACGCGTGATTGGCAAACCTGACAGTGATTGACGTGTGTCCATGGCAACCAGGCAGCCAATCTGACAACTCCAATAGAATAGTGGCAGCAGGGGCtaaatgttcttttattttGCTCCTCAGAAAACACCTTGCTTCCAGTTTTTTATGCTCACACTCAATCAAAGAAGAGATTTTGCCGTCCAGGCTGCTTGAGCCTGCCGCACGGCATCGCTCCTCAGCTCTTTTTGTGACACGGCTGTTAACTTTTGCCGTTTTCTGACAGACAGGCTGAACAAAAAGACAGGCGAGACAGACGAGGAGCAGCAACACCAGAAAAGGAGGGCCAAAGAGGAGAGAGATTACAGTCTCCATGTTCCAGCTGCCCATCTTGAATTTCAGCCCCCAGCAGGTCGCGGGGGTCTGCGAGACGCTCGAGGAGAGCGGCGACGTGGAGAGGCTCGGCCGCTTCCTCTGGTCACTCCCGGTGGCGCCGTCCGCCTGCGAAGTCCTCGGGAAGAACGAGTCTGTCCTGCGCGCGCGCGCGGTCGTTGCCTTCCACGCGGGCAACTTCCGCGAGCTCTACCACATACTGGAGAACCACAAATTCACCAAGGACTCACACGCGAAGCTGCAGGCGCTCTGGCTCGAGGCGCATTACCAGGAGGCTGAGAAACTCCGCGGGCGTCCGTTAGGACCCGTGGACAAGTATCGCGTCCGAAAGAAGTTTCCACTGCCTCGGACGATATGGGACGGTGAACAAAAAACACACTGCTTTAAAGAGAGGACGCGGCATCTGTTGAGAGAGTGGTACCTGCAGGACCCTTACCCGAACCCGAGCAAAAAAAGAGAGCTGGCGCAGGCGACCGGACTCACACCCACACAAGTGGGCAACTGGTTTAAAAACCGGA
This window encodes:
- the six6a gene encoding homeobox protein SIX6a; the protein is MFQLPILNFSPQQVAGVCETLEESGDVERLGRFLWSLPVAPSACEVLGKNESVLRARAVVAFHAGNFRELYHILENHKFTKDSHAKLQALWLEAHYQEAEKLRGRPLGPVDKYRVRKKFPLPRTIWDGEQKTHCFKERTRHLLREWYLQDPYPNPSKKRELAQATGLTPTQVGNWFKNRRQRDRAAAAKNRLQQQVLSGGSVRSLGDDDTTVDRLGPASSPEVSLSSKAATSAISITSSDSECDI